The Populus trichocarpa isolate Nisqually-1 chromosome 2, P.trichocarpa_v4.1, whole genome shotgun sequence genome has a window encoding:
- the LOC7468771 gene encoding uncharacterized protein LOC7468771 isoform X3, translating to MEEVERDFHGMKRKQLQALCKKHGIPANKSNAEMADLLTLTLKRIENPKGQGQGEVQNVSDSMKVTKILKNVKFKPDVEIREYEPSVYKGRKRRRSMVNYGKVIGSPPGSRNREQRTVGRNVDEVVGKKRGRGREKKGSVGVENVDVSDNSRPPVITKEGDVQLVKGEDKSGRRRLRSREVVIEENVEGGEGELVVSRKNSKRGGSRKRGNRDGIRFSDEVSEENVSAKDDAKPANAPSGSRRNARKNESTSLLSVDFGKTESFGKTTRSRAKLRENTSSITADKAETVEVQDEYEKVLQTEEILKGAGRNALGRKSFVPRKRLVVEILSEEGVESVKGGRRSRRNTSKKEGTSLTSGCFCKTEIVGWTSRSRSKLEENTSSVTANKAETIEIQDESQKVLHLEEPLKDFGRYALRRKSIVPQKGVAVETVSKKDLESAKDARRSKRNMAKATDSKPIVQVVTRRRTRFGAQATVESADEITEVNKEHNKAVQLEEFLNAQDRNASRQKSFTAQKGQVESEGPDAKIETIKQSRNADLKFANKVEASGQFSSEIEKAPISIGHVRGSRSNTVVLSPAFATGELGIGEAVGMVGCLKRKRGPTLETDSSTVGECLAGKPSRELAQHASRGNLVGSTVPGKIVEKKQHGISAVPVMVEEALFTEETQIEDTGLTMPEATGDKPNFSLSCSKEVFETSDKKGSESKTSEMRTNFSEVAAGCSNIQEGVDTKTNLQETPSPTSTSVMLCFANQEIPENASQPIVLNEEANTVAGDMEKLAVDAIIEVAVDDPSSRSKEEGGADLGNDNLDEHGQTELQTNASDTFPLANRFSFAKQSDFSGLENGLERKELREDVHLESGDVNDCSTELVDRTSAVEGGFCDLENTGQKIRTNKNEHEEASCDDRPSPAAGEKMVSFITEINLQEDGDVLLIQAAEENQNFISEENSSNVLLVSRRTCTHELLHGEGTCLSAPEKGTDEGENGSVTLVPLQFTGIGKQRLSFYAGDSSEDRKMQHHDEKSTEKINSSCTDEKHVLEENEAAADALPQSSLQEKKEVTFAMKTDICAVETTGESEVTTHSDSGKASTGVNSSPILFEKLGGYNEMNAMRNCSIDASIDVPVSKSHEAVMVMESGRNMDGESDAEQSEFKEEKSGCAVETVHGDDNVCQKVSAEANASSLTWLISKEMEGFEGKTFDMMMGRHSDFLISSKELASGKNTARYQCDQVVRKESVTGALLFELCDHSISDEVAGKADATLTPTIYKELESFGGKKVGSRGNTSKSIEGINMWTDQQIISIGSDSNAGTFTQGMNDGFDEEKTAEVSDGDLYDHISKYGEAADKESLIMTTEKLDMSDTQNEGTAQRNCPVGLGNLFSDYGGEFLKINDAGRNASPDIASADCEGIDETSNGFMGSELELGVKAGKFDDLKEVNALELERSASVSLENRISMDVIAAFNVEKMEDDSKLYQSNIDDENECSIVSLPQVTPKGIAEHSVEEGLLHASKDDCSAALNDASKNIKADRAGSVAVIGKICFEKTEGCTKWTERTPISPQIPISSGKKAQQSSLEQKLFAESSGICGMGSSTDAVSELNVLLSHGEKYKSHPGSKSIGNEAGLKVMASNDREQVPLELLTGSDASALFTNWEVNLIQGSGEEDLVEESDGEASKDNLISNDSEHTAWMNKNVEEVLFTNREVNLILGNGEQDQVEKSGVASEDNLISNDPLDEHVAKTSISNETLDDAPLDLKVDNIYYSDIQDTCEIGSGAIDKVSSGAAAKMDMLEEVVIGGIPQTVIPTEASQEMAEIPLQERFLSCSKSEESLSPDTPCRLPEITSGASVVQRNGPESYKGEFVPQLYCKDMRSHGGEETTCDYRGSIPTEQGEFHQGDFKVLIAQKVGAEEVREALATDNTNLESNPSDPQEVAIEQANEHPDALNESLLMVGLDYPTQNQQSCGCSLRGDCKHALKERESHSIETEATNCLHQLDVGVFSEEIVDFGNGFVTSPFKRQRDVDSSAGTSVSAFQHRITENDAWVLNLFFEENEQDENQTSVARFLHTNLRNEGAGKVYENIAVTEQAAIQVDEEQHGELWQVMDEQIEEEKHTYFSVSDEPSFEDVEGSKKKDCALLEIDSIQERINCENHQNKSVNTEHSYDSKEKEILIDVNEVNGYHDDVSSEQMGERNSSYLKQYNNESLSVEDIGVIENLSVNVSSKPNISTLDQSTEIINSTSSQDIAVRNDQTHQLKLPSSQKGVSCDKEEETHSSDAKQLTTSLVRREARKTGFVQATPQKMVTYTGMKENLASIKMEKRGNMTAPNPLSKRRALGNLRNN from the exons atggaagaagTAGAAAGGGATTTTCATGGCATGAAGAGGAAACAACTGCAAGCGCTTTGTAAAAAGCATGGAATTCCTGCTAATAAATCCAATGCCGAAATGGCTGATTTGTTGACTTTGACTCTCAAG agaattgaaaatccaaaaggGCAAGGTCAAGGAGAAGTACAAAACGTAAGTGATTCTATGAAAGTGactaaaatattgaagaatgttAAATTCAAGCCTGATGTTGAAATACGTGAATACGAGCCTTCGGTGTATAAAggaaggaagaggaggaggagcatGGTTAATTATGGGAAAGTTATTGGTTCTCCGCCTGGAAGTAGGAATAGAGAGCAGAGAACAGTTGGAAGAAATGTAGATGAGGTTGTTGggaagaagagagggagaggacGAGAAAAGAAAGGGAGCGTTGGGGTGGAAAATGTTGATGTTAGTGATAACTCACGACCTCCTGTAATCACTAAAGAGGGAGATGTTCAACTTGTGAAGGGTGAAGACAAATCGGGTAGGAGGCGACTGAGAAGTAGAGAGGTGGTGATCGAGGAGAACGTTGAAGGGGGTGAAGGGGAGTTGGTTGTTTCTAGGAAGAATTCAAAACGGGGAGGGTCTAGAAAAAGGGGGAATCGTGATGGGATTCGTTTCTCGGATGAAGTTTCTGAAGAGAATGTAAGTGCAAAAGACGATGCTAAACCTGCAAATGCGCCATCAGGATCAAGAAGAAATGCTAGGAAGAATGAAAGCACTTCATTATTGAGTGTGGATTTCGGAAAAACTGAAAGTTTTGGAAAGACTACTCGGTCACGGGCTAAGTTAAGGGAGAATACTTCTTCTATAACTGCAGATAAAGCTGAAACCGTCGAGGTTCAGGATGAATATGAAAAGGTTCTCCAGACTGAAGAAATTTTGAAGGGTGCAGGTAGAAATGCTTTGGGAAGAAAGTCTTTTGTGCCTCGAAAGCGGTTGGTGGTAGAAATCCTATCTGAAGAAGGTGTTGAATCAGTGAAGGGTGGCAGGCGATCAAGAAGAAATACTAGCAAGAAGGAAGGTACTTCATTAACGAGTGGGTGTTTTTGTAAAACTGAAATTGTTGGTTGGACTTCTCGGTCACGCTCTAAGTTGGAGGAGAATACATCATCTGTGACTGCAAACAAAGCTGAAACCATCGAGATTCAGGATGAAAGTCAAAAGGTTCTTCATCTTGAAGAACCGTTGAAGGATTTCGGTAGATATGCTTTGAGACGTAAATCTATTGTGCCTCAGAAGGGAGTCGCAGTAGAAACCGTGTCCAAAAAAGATCTTGAATCTGCAAAGGATGCCAGGCGATCAAAAAGAAACATGGCAAAGGCTACAGATTCCAAACCTATTGTGCAAGTCGTTACTAGGAGGAGGACAAGGTTTGGAGCTCAGGCTACGGTTGAAAGTGCAGACGAAATTACCGAGGTTAACAAAGAGCATAACAAGGCTGTTCAGCTTGAGGAATTTTTGAACGCTCAAGATAGAAATGCTTCAAGACAGAAGTCTTTTACAGCTCAAAAGGGCCAGGTTGAAAGTGAAGGACCAGATGCGAAAATTGAAACCATAAAACAATCTAGGAATGCAGATTTGAAGTTTGCTAACAAGGTTGAAGCTTCTGGACAATTTAGCAGTGAGATTGAAAAGGCTCCGATATCGATTGGCCATGTGAGGGGGTCCAGAAGCAACACTGTTGTATTAAGCCCTGCTTTTGCCACTGGTGAACTAGGAATTGGTGAAGCTGTTGGTATGGTTGGGTGTCTGAAACGAAAGCGTGGCCCAACACTGGAGACAGATTCTTCTACAGTGGGTGAATGTTTGGCTGGTAAACCTTCAAGAGAATTGGCACAGCACGCCTCTAGAGGTAACTTGGTTGGATCTACCGTCCCTggaaaaattgttgaaaagaaGCAACATGGCATATCTGCAGTTCCAGTTATGGTAGAGGAAGCTCTATTTACTGAAGAAACACAAATTGAGGACACTGGATTGACCATGCCAGAAGCTACAGGGGACAAACCTAATTTCAGTTTGAGCTGCTCCAAGGAAGTCTTTGAAACTTCTGACAAGAAGGGATCTGAGAGTAAAACAAGTGAAATGAGAACCAATTTCTCAGAAGTCGCTGCTGGATGCTCTAACATTCAGGAAGGTGTAGACACTAAAACAAATTTGCAGGAAACTCCGTCTCCAACATCAACATCAGTGATGTTATGTTTTGCAAACCAAGAAATACCAGAGAATGCAAGTCAGCCCATAGTCCTTAATGAGGAGGCTAATACTGTCGCAGGTGACATGGAGAAACTTGCTGTAGATGCTATCATTGAGGTTGCTGTGGATGATCCGTCTAGCAGATCTAAGGAAGAAGGTGGTGCAGATTTGGGTAATGATAATTTAGATGAACACGGACAAACAGAACTTCAGACTAATGCTTCTGATACGTTTCCCCTAGCTAATCGTTTCTCATTTGCAAAGCAATCAGATTTTTCAG GGTTGGAGAATGGACTTGAAAGGAAAGAACTGAGAGAAGACGTACACTTAGAAAGTGGTGATGTCAATGATTGTTCAACTGAACTTGTGGACAGAACATCTGCTGTGGAGGGTGGTTTCTGTGATCTAGAAAATACTGGACAGAAAAttagaacaaataaaaatgagcaTGAAGAGGCATCTTGTGATGATAGACCATCACCAGCTGCTGGTGAAAAGATGGTTAGTTTTATCACTGAAATAAACCTACAGGAGGATGGTGATGTCCTCCTTATCCAAGCTGCCGAGGAGAACCAAAATTTCATTTCAGAGGAAAACTCTAGCAATGTTTTGCTGGTCTCTAGAAGAACATGCACACATGAACTTCTACATGGAGAAGGAACCTGTCTGAGTGCCCCAGAAAAGGGCACCGACGAAGGTGAAAATGGTTCTGTGACCCTTGTTCCTTTACAAT TCACTGGTATTGGCAAGCAAAGATTGTCCTTTTATGCAGGTGATTCCTCCGAGGACAGGAAAATGCAGCATcatg ATGAGAAATCAACAGAAAAGATTAATTCAAGTTGTACGGATGAAAAGCACGTTCTGGAGGAAAACGAAGCTGCTGCAGATGCTTTGCCACAATCTTCgttgcaagaaaaaaaggaggTTACTTTTGCAATGAAAACTGATATTTGCGCTGTCGAGACAACAGGAGAAAGTGAAGTTACTACTCACAGTGACAGTGGTAAAGCATCAACTGGAGTGAATAGTTCACCAATTCTTTTTGAGAAGCTTGGTGGTTATAATGAGATGAATGCAATGAGAAACTGCAGCATTGATGCTTCCATTGATGTCCCTGTTAGCAAGTCCCATGAAGCTGTTATGGTCATGGAGAGCGGCCGAAACATGGATGGGGAGTCAGATGCTGAACAAAGTGAATTTAAGGAAGAAAAATCAGGATGCGCTGTAGAAACTGTACATGGTGACGACAATGTTTGCCAGAAGGTGTCTGCAGAGGCAAATGCTTCCAGTTTAACTTGGTTAATTTCCAAAGAAATGGAAGGTTTTGAAGGGAAAACATTTGATATGATGATGGGCCGTCATAGTGACTTCCTTATATCAAGCAAAGAGTTGGCCAGTGGTAAAAATACGGCTAGATACCAGTGTGATCAGGTTGTCAGGAAGGAATCTGTAACAGGTGCTCTCTTGTTTGAGCTTTGTGACCACAGCATCAGTGATGAGGTGGCTGGCAAAGCTGATGCAACTTTGACTCCAACCATTTATAAAGAACTCGAAAGTTTTGGGGGAAAGAAAGTTGGATCACGGGGAAACACTTCTAAGAGCATAGAAGGAATTAATATGTGGACAGACCAACAGATCATATCTATAGGCAGCGATTCCAACGCTGGCACTTTTACACAAGGTATGAATGATGGctttgatgaagaaaaaactGCAGAAGTGAGCGATGGTGATCTTTATGATCATATCAGTAAATATGGTGAAGCAGCTGACAAAGAATCACTGATTATGACAACCGAAAAATTGGACATGTCGGACACACAAAATGAAGGAACTGCACAACGAAATTGTCCCGTGGGGCTTGGTAACCTATTTTCAGATTATGGTGGtgagtttttgaaaattaatgatGCTGGCCGCAATGCTTCCCCTGACATTGCTTCTGCAGATTGTGAGGGTATTGATGAAACATCAAATGGATTTATGGGCTCTGAGCTTGAACTTGGAGTCAAGGCTGGTAAATTTGACGATCTCAAAGAGGTGAATGCTTTAGAGCTAGAAAGAAGTGCTTCCGTTTCTTTAGAAAACCGTATCTCTATGGATGTCATAGCTGCATTTAACGTTGAAAAGATGGAGGATGATTCGAAGTTGTACCAGAGCAACATTGATGATGAGAACGAATGCAGCATTGTTTCTCTTCCACAGGTTACCCCGAAGGGCATTGCAGAGCACTCAGTTGAGGAGGGACTTCTTCATGCGAGTAAAGATGATTGTAGTGCTGCATTAAATGATGCCAGCAAGAACATTAAAGCAGATAGAGCTGGGTCAGTGGCCGTAATTGGAAAGATTTGTTTTGAGAAAACTGAAGGCTGCACCAAGTGGACTGAAAGAACACCGATTTCTCCACAGATACCTATAAGTAGCGGGAAAAAGGCTCAGCAATCTTCATTAGAACAAAAATTATTTGCTGAGTCTTCTGGAATATGCGGAATGGGTTCAAGTACTGATGCTGTTTCAGAGCTGAATGTTTTATTATCTCATG gagaaaaatataaatctcatCCAGGTAGCAAGTCAATCGGCAATGAGGCAGGACTAAAGGTTATGGCTTCTAACGACAGAG AACAAGTACCCCTAGAGCTTCTCACTGGATCTGATGCATCTGCCTTGTTCACCAACTGGGAAGTGAATTTGATCCAAGGGAGTGGAGAAGAAGATCTAGTTGAAGAATCTGATGGCGAAGCCTCGAAGGACAATTTGATAAGCAACGATTCTGAGCATACTGCATGGATGAACAAAAATGTTGAAGAAGTCTTGTTCACCAACCGGGAAGTGAATTTAATCCTAGGGAATGGAGAACAAGATCAAGTTGAAAAATCTGGAGTAGCCTCGGAAGACAATTTGATAAGCAATGATCCTTTAGATGAGCATGTAGCAAAGACAAGCATAAGCAACGAAACTTTAGATGATGCTCCTCTTGACTTAAAAGTAGACAATATCTATTATTCTGACATCCAAGATACTTGTGAAATAGGATCGGGTGCAATAGACAAAGTTAGCTCAGGAGCCGCTGCAAAGATGGACATGCTAGAGGAAGTGGTTATTGGAGGGATTCCACAAACAGTTATTCCAACTGAGGCATCACAGGAAATGGCAGAAATTCCGCTACAAGAAAGATTTTTAAGCTGCAGCAAATCGGAAGAAAGCCTGTCTCCAGATACCCCTTGTCGCTTACCTGAAATCACCTCAGGTGCTTCTGTGGTACAGCGAAATGGTCCAGAGTCTTATA AAGGTGAATTTGTACCACAATTATACTGTAAGGATATGAGAAGTCACGGAGGAGAAGAAACAACTTGCGATTACAGAG GGAGCATTCCCACAGAGCAGGGTGAATTCCATCAAGGGGACTTCAAAGTTTTAATAGCACAAAAGGTCGGGGCTGAGGAAGTTAGAGAAGCTTTAGCCACAGATAATACCAACCTAGAATCTAATCCCAGTGATCCTCAGGAAGTTGCTATAGAGCAAGCTAATGAGCACCCAGACGCATTAAATGAATCACTTCTCATGGTTGGCCTTGATTATCCGACTCAAAATCAGCAGTCATGTGGGTGTTCTCTCCGAGGAGATTGTAAACACgcattaaaagagagagagagccacTCCATTGAGACCGAGGCAACAAATTGCTTGCATCAGCTTGATGTAGGTGTTTTCTCCGAGGAGATTGTAGACTTTGGAAATGGCTTTGTTACTTCTCCATTCAAACGTCAGCGAGATGTCGATTCTTCCGCTGGTACTTCAGTCAGTGCATTTCAGCATCGTATAACAGAAAATGATGCCTGggtgttgaatttattttttgaagagaaCGAACAGGATGAGAATCAAACGTCAGTTGCACGGTTCTTGCACACCAATTTGAGAAACGAGGGTGCTGGGAAGGTGTATGAAAATATAGCTGTTACTGAGCAAGCCGCTATTCAAGTTGATGAAGAGCAACATGGTGAACTATGGCAAGTAATGGATGAGCAAATTGAAGAGGAAAAACACACATACTTTTCTGTTTCAGATGAGCCCAGCTTTGAAGATGTCGAAGGTTCAAAGAAGAAAGATTGTGCTCTTCTCGAGATTGATAGCATTCAAGAACGCATTAACTGTGAGAATCATCAGAATAAATCTGTGAATACTGAGCATTCTTACGAttccaaagaaaaggaaatcttGATAGATGTTAATGAGGTAAATGGTTATCATGATGATGTTTCATCGGAGCAAATGGGGGAACGCAATTCCAGCtacttaaaacaatataataatgaaAGCCTCAGTGTTGAAGATATCGGAGTAATAGAGAACTTAAGTGTGAATGTTTCATCCAAACCAAATATATCCACATTGGATCAATCCACTGAAATTATCAATTCAACTAGCAGTCAAG ACATTGCTGTCAGGAATGATCAAACGCATCAACTGAAGTTGCCTTCATCTCAAAAAGGGGTTTCATGTGACAAAGAGGAAGAAACCCATAGTTCGGACGCTAAACAGTTGACTACGTCATTGGTTCGAAGGGAGGCCAGGAAAACTGGTTTTGTTCAAGCAACTCCTCAGAAGATGGTCACTTACACCGGCATGAAAGAAAACCTGGCAAGTATCAAGATGGAGAAACGGGGTAACATGACAGCTCCGAACCCATTATCAAAGAGGCGGGCTCTGGGGAATCTCAGGAACAATTAG